One Engystomops pustulosus chromosome 11, aEngPut4.maternal, whole genome shotgun sequence DNA window includes the following coding sequences:
- the ZFAND4 gene encoding AN1-type zinc finger protein 4 → MSNKNEDNLGSFHHKLPFYRTMELFIETLTGTCFELLVSPFETIVCVKAKIQKLEGIPIAQQHLIWNNKELEDEFCLNDYNISEGCTLKLVLAMRGGPLNTRRVTLDDPVREMAEYMDPSRDETWDKTPANKQVTFLVYREGDQLNFFRVVDRGDGTLTPLSESLSGGSVYNLYAEDEDDIEASPSGQQIIENSITMNKMKLLKSKMESMNLNKKPKKLKPRPPNVPRPVSGSMASARHRLLRVLPRIGQTCIPPGETYVSESSHNALSTLSAATRTIPSITSDFLREEPWKSSTLIPSLTSINLPPKVSRVELENTSHSTNAILSPVPPLPKKDALTKDDNPIFHQNLNIFSSEDGSRSISESFALLAEAGPSEQYGELCSLRKMKSDANEASAIETHQALNSDLMETSLINTSELSPPRSKFLSPINFSPQLNEATFSETHQPKCFDLGSLQTPNSSHSFYHSLQLQNMAAPTCCRTTRIGPGKLESPGKLSNVISKMEARDMTELVNKASKEPMGSINHLELFASLARSASRDHLRSSGNPGRLRKLVAPPTTLLEEKTSLRDPLTLFGTPHGQSVINTSCGKSTVEATHLFPPVKSVVRSKKKATKHCFLCGKKTGLASSYECRCGNNFCATHRYAETHGCTYDYKTAGRRYLQETHPVVTAPKLPKI, encoded by the exons ATGTCAAACAAAAACGAAGATAACCTTGGATCCTTCCATCACAAACTACCTTTCTACAGGACAATGGAGCTCTTCATCGAAACTCTAACCGGGACTTGCTTTGAACTTCTGGTGTCGCCATTTGAAACTATCGTCTGCGTAAAAGCCAAAATCCAGAAGCTTGAAG gcaTTCCCATCGCACAACAACATTTAATTTGGAATAACAAGGAACTAGAAGATGAGTTTTGCCTGAATGACTATAA TATTTCTGAAGGTTGCACTCTGAAGTTGGTGCTGGCTATGAGAGGAGGTCCGCTTAATACTAGAAGAG TAACGCTGGATGACCCAGTCCGAGAGATGGCAGAGTACATGGACCCCTCCCGAGATGAGACGTGGGATAAGACCCCTGCCAATAAGCAGGTTACATTTCTGGTTTATCGTGAAGGAGATCAACTGAATTTCTTCCGTGTGGTGGACAGAGGGGATGGTACCCTGACTCCATTATCGGAATCTCTCAG TGGAGGTTCGGTCTATAACTTGTATGCTGAAGATGAGGATGACATTGAGGCTTCTCCATCTGGCCAACAGATTATAGAAAATTCCATTACTATGAACAAAATGAAGTTGTTGAAATCAAAGATGGAGAGCATGAACCTCAATAAAAAG cCGAAGAAGTTGAAACCACGTCCTCCTAATGTTCCAAGGCCTGTAAGTGGCTCGATGGCTTCTGCCCGTCACAGACTTCTTCGAGTGCTCCCCCGCATTGGACAAACTTGTATACCTCCTGGGGAAACGTATGTCTCAGAGTCctcccacaatgcactttctaccctatctgctgctacTAGAACAATACCTTCTATTACTAGTGACTTTCTCAGAGAAGAGCCCTGGAAAAGCTCCACATTAATTCCATCTCTCACTAGTATTAATTTACCTCCCAAGGTCTCACGTGTGGAGCTTGAGAATACAAGTCATTCCACAAATGCAATTCTCTCCCCTGTTCCTCCTTTGCCGAAGAAAGATGCGCTGACAAAAGACGACAACCCCATTTTCCATCAAAACCTTAATATTTTCTCATCTGAAGATGGGTCTAGGTCCATTTCTGAATCCTTTGCGTTGTTGGCTGAGGCAGGGCCTTCCGAGCAGTATGGAGAACTGTGCAGTTTGAGAAAAATGAAATCTGATGCAAACGAGGCCTCGGCTATTGAGACACATCAGGCATTGAACTCCGATTTAATGGAGACTTCCCTTATTAATACAAGTGAACTAAGTCCTCCAAGAAGCAAGTTTCTGTCCCCCATCAACTTCTCTCCACAGCTGAATGAGGCCACCTTCTCCGAGACACATCAGCCCAAATGTTTTGATTTGGGTAGCCTGCAAACACCCAATTCTTCTCACAGTTTTTATCATTCTCTCCAACTCCAAAACATGGCTGCTCCTACCTGCTGTAGGACTACTAGAATCGGGCCAGGGAAATTGGAGTCTCCAGGCAAACTATCAAATGTGATTTCCAAAATGGAGGCTAGAGACATGACAGAGCTGGTTAATAAAGCATCTAAAGAACCCATGGGATCGATTAATCATTTAGAATTGTTTGCTTCGCTGGCCCGAAGCGCAAGTAGAGACCACTTAAGGAGCTCTGGGAATCCTGGGAGACTACGGAAACTTGTTGCCCCTCCAACCACTCTGCTGGAAGAGAAAACCTCTCTACGGGACCCTTTGACCTTATTTGGT ACACCTCATGGACAGAGTGTGATCAATACAAGCTGTGGGAAAAGCAcag TTGAAGCCACACATCTCTTTCCTCCTGTTAAGTCTGTGGTTCGGAGTAAGAAAAAAGCAACAAAGCACTGCTTTCTCTGTGGGAAGAAAACTGGCTTGGCAAGCAGCTATGAATGCAG GTGTGGGAACAATTTTTGTGCCACTCATCGTTATGCAGAAACTCATGGTTGTACCTATGACTACAAAACCGCAGGTAGGAGGTATCTACAAGAAACCCATCCAGTCGTAACTGCGCCAAAACTCCCGAAGATCTGA